The sequence below is a genomic window from Rudanella lutea DSM 19387.
GCGCGAAACAGCCCTGATCAACGGGATGCGCGTAGATGATGAGATCGACGAGCGCAAGAGCATCACCGGCTCCACACGCGGGGCGGCTACCTATCTGAAGAAAAGCAATACGCAGTTTAACAACTGGGTGTCGTCGCTGTTTTCGTTTTACCTCGGCGCGGGAGGTATCAGCAAATTGATTCCGCCCGACTGGTCGTACGCGAAGGAAATAGCCTTGTCGGGGTCAACGGACCGGTACATTCTGCGGTTTCTGGCCCATAAAATTGCGGTCGAAAACGCCCTGCCTTCTTATCAGACCAAAAACGCGGTGGCCCTGATCGAGTACCCAAACGGGGGCGGGAAAACGGTTCAGCAGATTGTGACCGACTTGGGCGCACAGGGGGTACAGGTTAATACCGATGATCTGCTGACGTACAACCGCTGGATTCTGGGCGCCAGTATTCCGTCCGACAAGGCGTACACGGTGATGATTCCGGTACCGAGCAATCAGATCAATGAAGTACGGCAGCGGGTGGTAGCGGTTTCGGACAAGAAGACCCCCGACTTTCTCCAAAACGATGTAGGTTTTCCGGTACTGAAAAAAGTGACCTTAGGCGTACGTAGTCAGGCCGACCCTATCCTGTACGAAATCAATGGCTTACCGGGCATTCAGGCACAGGCTGGCGATAATGCCGGTACCCTGGCTCGTAAAGCGAAGGTGAGCTATTCCAGCTTCTTGCGGTATAACGATCTGACCGAAAAAATGCCGATTGAGCCCGGTGAGGTGTATTATCTGGCCAAAAAGCGTAAAAAAGCGCTGGTGCCGTTTCATACTACCCGCGAGGGCGAAACCACCCGGAGCATTTCGCAGCGGTACGGCATCCGGCTGAAACACCTGCTGAAATACAACCGGCTCGACCGGGTACAGCGGCTTCAGGTTGGCCGGGTGATGTGGCTCCGCGAACGTCGGCCCCGCAACCGTCCGGTCGAAATCATCAACGTCCCGACGCCCCCCGTGTACGACCCCACGCCCGCTACGCCATCCACTCGGCCCGATGTAGCGGCCTCAGGCAATGGCAGTACGGCGCCCTCCCGCCCGGTCAACAGCGACAATATTCCGCGTAACCCGTCGGAACGCAAACTGTACACGCCCAAGTTTGGGGGTGAAAATGTACCCGCTACCACCACCACGCCCCCCGAAACGGGCAACGGTAGCTCAACGGCATCGCGGCCAGCATCTCGCCCGGCTACCCCTCCGGCCGACCGCCCGGTGGTATCGAACACGCGGCCCATAACGCCCCCCAGCCCCAACGGCGGTAATGGCGGTTCGCGTACTGTGACGGTGAAACCAGCTACCCCGGCCTCTGAGCCCGACGAAGATAACGACCTGCTGCCTTCCGTGCCTACGAAGGCGAATCGGCAGGGAGGGTACGAGGTGACGGGCAATGAGCCGACTTTGCCGCCCAACACGCGCCCGGCGACCGTACCGACCGACCGAACGGCTGGCAACACGCGCCCCGCTGCTCCGGCTACCCGGCCCGCTCCCGCCAATCGGCCGACAACAACGGCTGGCGGCCGTACTATGACTCACTCCGTTGAGCCAGGACAGACCTATTATAGCATTTCGAAACTCTACGGGGTGTCTATTGACGATCTGCTGGCTGCCAATAACCTGACGTTGGAAGACAAACTGTCGGTAGGGCAATCGCTTACGGTACGCAACGTGCCGCAGGGCTTCCCGGCAGGGCGGCCCCTCAATACCTCAGCGCCGACGGCCACGCAGCCCCGGTCGGAAACGATTTACCACACCGTTGAAAAAGGGCAGACCATGTTCCGAATCTCGAAGCTGTACAACGTGACTATCGAGCAGATTCAGGAGTGGAACGGCCTGACCGATGTGACGGTTAAGGAAGGACAAAAGATTAAAATAGTTAAGTAAAAAGGAGATAGGAGTGAGGAGCGAGAAGAGAGGAGTGAGAAGATAGGAGTGAGGAGTTGCTGACGCGTCAGCATTACTCGTGCGTCAGCAACTCCTCACTCCTCACTCCTATCTTCTAACTCCTCTCTCCTCACTTCTCAGAAAAGCATGATTCTGATTGAGAATACGGTCATCAGCGATGACATTGCCGATAAGTTCTTCGTTTGCAACCTTGACAAATGCAAGGGGGCCTGCTGTGTTGAAGGCGATTTGGGGGCCCCCCTCGAAGCCGACGAACTGCACATTCTGCAACGCATTTACCCGAAGGTAAAGCCTTACCTCTCGCCCGAAGGCATTGCCGCTATCGAAAAACAGGGTTTGTACGAGCCCGACGGTGAAGGGGGGTTTGTGACGACGACCGTGGGCGGGCGAGAGTGTGTGTTTGCCACCTGGAACGATAAGGGAATCCTGAAATGCGGGATCGAAGATGCCTACAATGATGGCAAAGTCGATTGGAAAAAGCCGATTTCGTGCCACCTGTACCCGATTCGGGTGACCAAGTACGATCAGTATCATGCTCTCAACTACGACCGGTGGCCTATTTGCAGCCCGGCCTGCGGACTTGGTAAAGAGCTGAACGTGCCTGTTTACAAATTCGTCCGCGAAGCCCTGATTCGGGCCTACGGCGAAGCCTGGTATGCCGAGCTGGTAGCCGAAATCGAAGGAACAACGAACGACGAGCAGTGAACAATTATCAACGAACAACGAACAGTTAACAAGCACTGCTCACTCATGACTGTTCGTTGATAATTGATCATTGTTGGTTGTCCACTATTGGTTGCTCACTGTTCGTTGTTCGTTGATCGTTGTTTACTGTTCGTTGTTCACTGATACCTGTAACCATGCAACAGCGCGATTACTTTGAGGATGTGTACGAGGTGGTGCGGCAGGTGCCGCTTGGCCGTGTGACGACCTATGGAGCCATTGCGCGGTATCTGAGTTTGCGGGCCGGTGCCCGAATGGTGGGCTGGGCCATGAATGCCAGCCATACCCGCCCCGATGTACCCGCGCACCGCGTTGTAAACCGGCTAGGCATTTTGTCGGGTAAACATTTCTTTGGTAGCCCCACCCGGATGCAGGAGCTTCTGGAGGCCGAAGGTGTCCTGGTCTCCGACGACCGAATCACCGATTTCAAAACCCGCCTGTGGGACCCCACCGAGGAGTTGACTTTGTAAACGGATGGTGGAGCGATTCGCGGTGAATTAACGTGCATTATGCATAATGGCTGACGCAAGGGCCTTCGACAGGCTCAGGCTGACATTATGCTTGAGAGCCCCAGTCAGCCCGGACCGCGTGCGGTTGAGCCTGTCGAAGGCCCTTGCGTCAGCCATCATTTGTTGAACAGCTGGTTGTAATACAAATTTTCCATAATTTATGTTAGGTTAACAGCCAGAGTATCAACTGCTCTCACCCCAAAACGACAAGCCTTTAACTTGCCCGATTGCTACAGATTCCGGACGTATTTCTGCCCGCCGAGGGCACGCATTTGCCGGGAAATTTGCCGGGTTCGGCGTTGGATGTAGTTGGAAGGGTTGGCAATTGAGAACCGGATCGGATTGGGCAGTACGGCCGCAATCCGGGCGGCTTCGTCGCGGGAGAGCGACTTAGCCGGGTGGTCGTAATAGCGTTGACTGGCCGCTTCCACGCCAAATGTCATGGGGCCTGTTTCGGCTACGTTCAGGTACACTTCCAGAATCCGTTTTTTGCCCCACACCAGTTCAATCAGTACGGTGAAGTACACTTCAAGCCCTTTCCGAATGTAGCTCCGGCCGTTCCAGAGAAACACGTTTTTGGCTACCTGTTGCGAAATGGTACTGGCTCCCCGTGGGCGTTTGCGCCGTTGGTTTTCCTTGATGGCATCCTGAATTTCGTCGAAGTCGAAGCCCCAATGGTACGGAAAGGCCTGATCTTCGGAGGCAACTACCGCCAGGGCGGCTTCTTTGCTGATGTTTTCGTACGAAGTCCAGTCTTTATACACCCGGCTGCTTTGGTCGGTGCCGAGGGTATCCCACCACCGCGACACCACCAGCGGAGTCACCCAGACGGGTACCCACTTGAGCACAATCACCCAGCCGATCGAAAACAGAAAGAGGTACAGCGCGAGTTGGGCGGCTATCCGGTAGAGTTTGCCCACCCACGGGTGCTCCCGCAAAAACCGACGCCCCTGCGCCCAGGCCGACCCGCCTGTGTTGGCGCGCCCCGTGCCCGCCGAGGCCGTATTGCGTGAACCCGTTGAGCCCATGGCCGAGTACGAGGCATCGGGTTGGCGGTTGGCGTTGCTGTTGCGCGGGCGATTTTCAGACATGGGTTTTTGAGGTACACCAGCAACGTACCGGTGTAGCATAAACGCGAAAATGCTAAAAAAAGCTGTATGTGGGCCAGAAAATGAGTTAATCTACAAACAGACTGGCCGCTACCCGGTCGGCAAAGAGCTTGCCCGCCTGCGTGAGCCGGAGAAAACCGTCGGCTTTTTGTAGCCATTGTTGTTCGTATAACTCGCCCAGGGCCGAGGCCTGTTGTTGCTCAAAATCACCTCCTGTGAGTTGGCTCAGTTCGGTCAGCGAGCAGCCCCACTGGGTGCGTAGGCCCGTCAGCAGATACTCGTTGACCCGGTCGGCCGGGGTCAGGGTTTCGGTTTCGGCGGGTAGCTCACCGGCTTCGATTGCCCGCAGATACAGCGCATTGTTGGCCACGTTGAACTGTCGGCTATGGCCATTGTACGAGTGCGCACTTGGCCCCACGCCCAGGTACGGGCGTTGCTGCCAGTAGGCCGTATTGTGCCGGGCGTAATGGCCGGGTTTGGCAAAATTCGAAATCTCGTAGTGCTCGTAGCCTGCACCAGCAAGCGTTTGGGTGAGTTGCTCGAAATGGTCGGCGGCCAGGCCTTCGTCGAGAGCCGGGAGTTTGCCTTTCTGTGTCCAGCGGCCAAATGCCGTATCGGGTTCAATGGTGAGTGCATACGCTGATAGGTGCGGAACGTTCAGCGACAGGGCGCGGTCGAGGTCGTACTGCCAGACGCTGAAAAGCGGAATGCCGTAGATCAGGTCGATACTGAGATTGTCGAAACCAGCCTCGCGGGCCAGCCGTACACATTGCTCAGCTTCGGCGGCATTGTGGGCGCGGTTCATCCAGCGCAGAGCCTCCTCGCTAAACGTTTGGATACCAATACTGAGCCGGTTCACGTACCGCCGGAGCATGGTCAGTTTGGCGGGCGTCAGGTCGTCGGGGTTAGCTTCAAGCGTAATTTCGGCATCGGGGGCTATGCTAAACCGCCCATGAATCGTGTCGAACAAACGGGCCAGTTCGGCTTCGGTCAGTAACGAGGGAGTACCCCCTCCGAAATACACGGTTTGCAGTTCGGAGGGGGGTAAATAGGTGGCTTGCAGGCCTATTTCGGTTCGGATAGCCTCCACCATCGCGTCTTTTCGGCTCAGGTTGGTGCTGAAATGAAAATCGCAGTAGTGGCAGGCCTGCTTACAAAACGGAATATGGAGGTACAGATGCATTCGTTACGACTGACTGGCGAGGGCTTTGATCCCTTTTACCTCAACAACCGTTTTTTGCTGCCCGTTTCCAGCGCAGTGAATCATGGCCAAACCGATCTCTTTCAGCGTGCATACGTAGTTGGCAAACAGCACCCGAAAGGCTGGGTACAGCCAGCTCAGGTATTTGTAATAGGGGAGGGTGTTTTTGAGTCCTTCGGTGGGCTGAATGTAGCCCGGCCGGAAGTTGTAGACCTGCCGGAAGGGCAGTTTCATCAGATCGTTTTCGGTTTTGCCTTTCACGCGCGCCCACATGGTACGGCCCTTTTCGGTACTGTCGGTGCCTGCCCCCGACACGTAACAGAACGTCATGTCGGGGTTGAGTTCGCTCAGGGTTTGGGCAAAATTGAGGGTGAGCGTGTAGGTAATTTTGTAAAAATCGTGCTCGCTCATGCCGAGCGACGAGGTGCCGAGACAAAAGAAACAGGCGTTGTACCCGCGTAGGTCGGCTTCTACGGCCGAGAGATCGAAAAAGTCGGGTACCAGTAATTCCTTTAGTTTGGGGTGGCTAACCCCGCAGGCTTTTCGCCCGACGACCAGAACGTGCTCAACGTCGGGGTGGAGCAGGCATTCGTGCAGAACACCTTCGCCAACCATGCCCGTGGCACCTGTGATAATTGCTTTCAGTTTCATGATGAACAGTGGGTTGTTATTCAAATGTACAGATTGACAACCACTATTCAGTTAATTAGTCAGCTTCTTTTCGAGCACAAGGGTCAGTCCGCGTGTACCCTGCACCGTTCCAACAATGTCGAACCCGTGCCGCAGGTTTAGGATCAGCATCGAACGCCACCTATTGTATGTTTGGGTGCGTAGGGTATGGTAGCCCTGTTGGCGGCACCAGTTGTGCTGCTCCGTCATGAGTGCCGAGGCAATGCCCTGTCCCCGGTAGGCCGGTAGTACTCCGCCGAGCCAACTGTAAAAATGCCCCGGTTTGCGCTCATACCCGATTTTGTAGCCAACAAGTACGGGGCCATCAAACGCCAGCCCGACCCAAAGTGGGGTACGCGCCTGTTGGTAATCCAGTTCGGCAGCAACCTGTTCGGGCGATTGGTCGCCAAAAATTTGGGCAATGAGTTGTGCGAGTTCGGCCGCAAGCGCAGGGGGCAACGGGTCGGTATGCCATTCGTAGCGAAGTGTCATAGCGCAAAATAAGCTACCGGTCGGGGCACTTCTTACATCGTTTGCCTTTCTTGTATTTCTTGCAGCATTTTTTCAGCACGCAATCGACGCCCGCCAGCCGGTTTTCGGTAACGTAACTTTGGGCAAATGGCCCCGGTGTGGCCGAGGGGCAAACGTCTTCAATCATGGATGGTTTTAAATTGGAACAGCCCGGCTAGGCATTAGGGGTCTGTATTTACTCCATAAACGTAATAGAGATTTATTTTAGTTTAGACTGTTTCTAAATTTATAAGGATTTGGTAGTAAAATCACGTCGTAAATGGCCTAAAGACCCTAATCTTGTACACTATGCTCTCTTCTCTGTATTCTTTATCACGGTTTCGTGATTTTGGTGTGTTGCTGCTCCGGCTGGCATTTGGGTTGCAACTGGTGCTGTCGGCGTGGCCTTACATGAGTGATCCGGCCAAACTAACCGAATTTACTAACTACCTGACTACGCTCGGGTTTCCATTTCCGGGGCCGGGGGCAGTCGTGTCGGCCTACACCGAGTTTTTGGGCGGAATATTGCTGATACTCGGCCTTTGGACTCGTCCGGTGGCTCTGGTGGTGGCGTTTAACTTTCTGGTGGCGCTCTTGCTGGGTCACGTATTCATAGCCGACACGTACGAGAATTCGTATCCGTCGGCCAACCTGCTGGTAGTCACTTTGTTTTTGGCGTTCAATGGGGCTGGTGCGTACAGTATTGATGCTCGGCTGGGCCACCGTTAAACGTTTTATTTACTTTTTCAGCACTGGACATTCGGACTTCAGACACTGGACGTTAGACTTACTACTTTTATAGATCGAGGCCTAACGTCTAATGTCCAACATCTAATGTCCAGCAGTGAGATTCGCTTCATGAAACCATTTGTTACGGGTCTGTGCTTGTATTTGCTGCCCGCCTTGCTCTGGGCACAAACCCCCACCGTGCGCGACACCCTGCTGACCGGCTTCACCCGCTCCGAACTGACCCCGCTTTACTACGGACTCGGTACCGACCGGCTGGGTGGGGCACGCATGGAAACCCTCGATTCGGCCGTGGTGCTTAACCTGACTGGGCTCGACTCGTCGGGGCGTTTCTGGCGAGTTCGATTGGCCCCGTCGCTGTCGGGGTTTTTGCCGGTTGAGCAGGTACGTATCGATACCACGGCCCGCTACCCAACCGGTGGCCTGACGGGTAACTGGACGGTTTCGGGCGATGCTGCGTTGCCCGGCAACGATGTATTGGCGATTCGGCTCCCGGCGCGGCTTCCGTACCGGGGGCAACTCCTGGCCGATGGTCACCTTATTGTAGACTTGTTTGGCGTCACCAGCAACACTAACTGGATAACCCAACGCGAATCGGCTGGGGTTATCCGAGATGTATGGTTTGAGCAGCTTGCCGACGAAATCCTGCGCGTTCATGTGACCCTGAAAAAGCCACGGAGCTGGGGGTACAGTTTAGGTTACGCCAAAAATACCCTGACCATGCGGGTTCGGCGGGGGCCTGCGAAACCCCGGCTGCGCGGCATGACGGTTGCCGTCGATGCCGGACATGGCGGCAGTAATACCGGGGCGCGTGGGCTGGAAACGGGCGTGCTCGAAAAAGACATGACCCTTGATGTAGCCCGACAGGTACGCGACCTTCTCACGCGTAAAGGCGTGCGGGTAATCATGACCCGCGATACCGACACCAACATAGGCCCAACGGCCCGGCTTCGGGCGATGCGGCAGCTCATGCCCGACCTGTTGGTGAGTATTCACTTCAATGCGTCGGGGATCCGGGCGGTACGGGGCATGAGTACGTACTACAAGCACCTGGGGTTTCGGCCGCTGAGTCAGGTGATGCTGCGGGAGTTGTTGCGGGTGAAAACAGGTATTCCGGGCGAAAAAATGCCTGAATTTGGCAATGTGGGGCACTTCAATTTCTTTTTCAATACACCCACTGAGTACCCCAACGTGCTGGTGGAGGGGCCATTTTTGAGTAACTCCGCCGATGAGCAGCTCATTGTTGACCCGCGCTTCCGCAAACGCATGGCGCGGGCCATTGCTACCGGTATCCGAAAGGGGATTCGTTAAATTACAGCGATGTCATCTCGTTTGAAGAGATGACATCGCTGTAATTCGTCACCCGACGTGAATATCGGCGGTCATGTATAGCTTCACCTGACCCGCAATATCGACTCGTTCACCGTTGTGTTTGCAGCGGAGGTAGCCCCCCCGGCGCGAAATTTGGCGGGCGGTGAGTTCGGTTTTGCCGAGCCGTTCGGCCCAGTACGGGATGAGGGTCGTGTGGGCCGAGCCCGTGACAGGGTCTTCGTCGACGCCCGATTGTGGAGCAAAGAACCGCGACACAAAATCCACCCCTGATTCGCCCGGCGAGTCCACGCCGGGAGCCGTAACAATAACGCCCCGCGCCGGCACCGAGGCCAGTTCGCGGAAATTGGGGTTGAGGTTCTCGATTTCGGCCTGTGAGCCGTACACCAATAGGTAATCGGACTTCCCCTTATAAATTTCGAGGGGGCGTTGTTCGAGGCCACTCAGTAAGGCGGGCGGTTGCACATTGGCCCGCTGAAGCGTGTCGGACGGGAAGTCGAGTACGAGCCAGTCGCCCTGACGGCACACTTTCAGCTCACCACTACGCGAATCCAGATAAATTTCGTCGACATTCCCCGAAAAGGGCTCCAGCGAGAAAATGACGTAGGCGGTGGCCAGCGTAGCGTGGCCGCACAGGTCGACCTCGACGGTGGGCGTAAACCAGCGGATGTGGTAGCGGCCCGTAGCCGGGTTGTGGGTGTAAAAAGCGGTTTCGGCCAGGTTGTTTTCGGCCGCAATTTGCTGCATAGTCTCGTCGGGCAGCCACTCGGTGAGTGGGCATACCGCGGCCGGGTTTCCGGCAAAAAGCCGGTCGGTAAAGGCATCGAGTTGGTAAAGACGCATTCGGTTCAGTAGAAAAGGGTTTTAGGGAATGGTGGCTTCCAGCGATTGAAAAGTAGGCTCGTCGAAAGCCAATAACGACGGAATAATCAGATTGGCAATAGCAAATTTAGGTTCTTCGGCTTCAAACAGGGCAGGTACGGCCACAGTAATCATACCGGCCGCGTGCGCTGATTTTAAGCCATTACCTGAGTCCTCAAAAGCAAGGCAATGGGTGGGTGTTACGCCCAGCTTTCGGGCTGCCCCCAGATACACATCGGGCGCGGGTTTGTTGCGGGCTTCGAGCGTGGCCGAATGCCAGGTTTTCAGCAACGACCGAATGCCCAGCCGGTCAATAACAACCTCGATCAGGTTCATGGGCGAGGCCGACGCAATAGCCGTTGGGATGCCCCGGTCGTGGAAGAAACGAAGAATCTCGACGGCACCCGGCATAGGTTCGGCGTGGAGGCCAATCTGACGGTGGGCTCCTTCGAGAATAGCCTCGCCAATTTCGGCCCGCGTCCGAATGGTCTCATCCCACGGCCGACGCTCAAACCAGTACTCGGCTACGGCATCGGTGGGCAGACCGGTGGTGAGTTTACACTCGTCGTCGGTCAGATGAAGGCCTACCGTGGCAAAAATGTCAATTTCTACGGCGCGCCAGTGGGGTTCTGAGTCCACCAGAAGGCCGTCCATGTCAAATATGGCTGCTTGTATCATGCAAATGACTAAAAATACTGGGCGTTGGGCGGGTGTTTACCGGAACGAGAGGCTGATGCTTTGAACAGTGGGGTTTAGCCGCTGCATAACCGGATTGGCCGACGAAAACTCACCGTCGCCCGACACGGTCTGGTAGCTTTGTTCCTGCGCGGGCGACAGTGCCCCGGCCGCAAACTGCACATTCAGGTACACTTTACCGTCCGGGTCCTGAAGTTTCCCGGTTTGCCAGCTCGACACGTTACCGCCATAGTCCCAGTCGAATCCATATAGGCTAAACGCTCTGCCGTTTAATTTCTCTACTTCTTTGAGCGTACTACCAATCCGCAGGCCCTCCGGCGTGGCCCATCGGCTGGCGCTGGCTGTTGGTACCGCCTTGCCGATCTCGGCGGCATCGGCTTCAATCAGGACCATCTCGGGGCGCGTGTGCTGCTCATCTTTCCAGATAATCTGCGCCTGATCGGGGGTGCCTTTGAATAGCGTCGTGCCAATGTAAAAATCACCCTCGGCTCCCCAAACGGTATCGGCTTTTGTGACGTTTTCGGCCCCCAGAATCTGGATGAGTTGAGCTTCGGAAGTATTGGCCCGGACAACACCCGCCTGTTCGCCCGGGATAAGCACAAAGTTGTCGGGCGATGTCTGCGGCCCTTCGGTTGAGAGGGTCGTCGCGAGCGTATCATCGTCGGATACAGCTGTCGAATCGTTGGTGGCTCCGCTGCCGTCGGGTTTCGATTGGCAGGCCGTCAGCAGAGCCAGGCACAGGAGTAAGGAAATATGTTTCAAGGGAATATTCGGGAAATGAACGAGTTACGAGTTTGTGGGGCACCCCCTACTCCCTCCTTAGTTAGAGGAGGGGGTTAGGGGGTGGTCAGCCGGTCTTTTCAGAGCTGTGCTTGCCGGAAGGGTTTGATGTCTATTTTCTCCCAGACTTTGCCCTGCACGTAAGGTTCCCACGATAGCCAGTCCTGAAGCTGGGCTTCGGTCTCGAAATCGAGGAGCATCATAGAGCCAATCATCTGACCCTCGGGACTGAGCAGGGCTCCGCCCACCACGTAATGACCCATCTCTTTTAGTTTGCGAACTCCCTCAAAATGGTTTGGGCGGACGGCCATCCGGCGGTCGAGCGCCTGTTCGTCGGTGCCATCGTAGGCGTGTACAACGTAAAGCATTGCGTAGCTGTTTTGGGCACCAAGATAATACGATTGCCGCGCTTTTGGGCGTCCCTGTCCGGATGGACCGGCGATGCAGCCCGAAACCAGGCCCCGTACCAGTACCCAGGTGGGGCCAAGGGGGCACTTGTCGTGTCGGATTCGGGGTTTTCTTCCTAATTTGGGCCTTTTATCGCTTCTTCATAACAACAATGCTCCGTCTGTACTACTTAGCCATTGCGGTAATGGCATGCCCGGCGTTTGCCCAACCGCAACCGGCCGCTTCATCGTCCCGTCTGACCGTCGAGAAAATCATGCAGGACCCTAAAAATTGGGTTGGCACCTCGCCCTCGGGCGTTTTCTGGGCCGAAGATGGCAAAACCGTCTATTTCAACTGGAACCCCGAAAAAGCCAAAGGGGACTCGCTTTACAAGGTAGTGCTCGCGGGCGACCGTAAGCCGCAGAAGGTAAGCCCCGCCGAGCGCCGGAGCCTGCCCTCGGGCCCCGGTGTGTATAACCGCGACCGCAGCCTGAAACTCTACGACAAAAACGGCGATCTGTTTCTGGTCGATTGCCGTACCTACCAGACCCGGCAGTTGACCAATACGGTGGATCGGGAGGCTAATCCGCAGTTTTCGGGCGACGAGCGGGCGGTGGTGTTTTCGCGTGGCGGCAATCTGTTTCGCATGACCCTGAGCAATGGCGAGCTGAGCCAGATTACCTACTTTGATCCCGGCACCAAACGGGCTGAGGTTAAGCCCAATACCCAGGAAACCCTGTTGAAAAAAGAGCAGCTGGGCCTGTTCGATGTATTGCGCGAGCGGAAGGAAAAGCGGGATGAATCCGAAAAAATTGACAAAGGCGATACGCCAAGGCGGCCCAAACAGTTTTATACCGAAGGCCGGATGCTTATGAGCCCGCAACTGAGTCCCGACGGTAAGTTTGTTACGTTTACGCTCGCCAAAGCGGCTTCGGGTGCCAAAAGTACCGTGGTGCCCAGCTACGTAACCGAGTCGGGCTTTACCGAAGACCTGCCCGCCCGGACCAAAGTGGGAGCTCCGCTGGCCTCGTACGAGTTGTTTGTGTATGATATTGACCGCGACACGGTACAGGCGGTGTCATTGCGAACGGTACCCGGCATTACCGACCGGATCAATTTTACGGGTGGGGCGGCCACATCGGCCAAACCCGACACGAGCAAACGGGCGGCTCTGCGCTCGGTTACGATCTCAAACGTGCTATGGTCGCCACAGGCTACCAATCGGTACGCGGTGCTGGTGCTGCGGGCGCAGGACAATAAAGACCGCTGGATTATGCAGCTCGACCCGGCCACACGCACGCTCAAGCTCATTGATCGCCAACACGACGATGCCTGGGTGGGTGGCCCCAACATTGGGTTTGGCCCGAACCCCGGTACGCTCGGTTTTCTGGCCGATGGACAAACGCTTTATTTCCAGTCTGAGGCCGATGGCTATTCGCATCTGTACACGGTAAACTTGACCACGGGCGAGCGTAAGCAACTGACTTCGGGCCGGTTCGAGGTGCAGCAGGTGACACTTTCGAAGGATAAGCAGTTTTTCTTCCTGACCACCAATGAAGTACACCCCGGCGAGCAACACCTGTACCGGATGGCCGTAACCGGCGGCCCGCGTGAGCGACTGACCACCATGACCGGGGCCAACGATGTAACCCTCTCGCCCGATGAGCGCAGCATGGTCATTCGGCACTCGTACGCCAACCGCCCCTGGGAATTGTATCTGGCTGGTTTAGAGCAACAATCAATAGCAAACAGTAAAAAACAGACCGCACCAAAGAAGGAAGCTGGCTCGGTTGGGGCAACCCCGGTGCAACTGACCGATTCGCCCACGGCCGAGTTTAAGGCATACCCCTGGCGCGACCCGCAGGTGGTGACTATTCCGGCCCGCGATGGGCAGGCTATTTATGCCCGGCTGTACAAGCCATCGGGCGATGTAAAACCCAATGGCCGGGCCGTTGTGTTTGTGCACGGAGCCGGTTATCTGCAAAATGCGCACAAGTGGTGGAGCCAGTATTTCCGGGAGTACATGTTTCATAACCTCCTGGTCGATAAGGGGTACACGGTGCTCGATATTGACTACCGGGCGAGTGCAGGCTACGGCCGCGACTGGCGTACGGGTATTTATCGGCACATGGGAGGCAAAGACCTGACCGACCACGTCGATGCAGCTGCCTGGCTCGTTAAAAACCACGGTGTTGAGGCCAACCGGATTGGTATTTACGGTGGGTCGTACGGTGGGTTTATCACCCTGATGGCTATGTTCACAACGCCCGGCACGTTTGCTGCCGGTGCGGCCCTGCGCCCCGTAACCGATTGGGCGGCCTACAACCACGGCTACACGGCCAACATCCTCAACGAACCCCAGACCGATTCGCTGGCGTACCGTCGGTCGTCGCCGATTTACTTCGCCGATGGGCTGAAGGGCCACTTGCTCATCTGCCACGGTATGGTCGATGTGAATGTGCACTATCAGGATGCCGTCCGGCTGGCC
It includes:
- a CDS encoding DUF3109 family protein; the protein is MILIENTVISDDIADKFFVCNLDKCKGACCVEGDLGAPLEADELHILQRIYPKVKPYLSPEGIAAIEKQGLYEPDGEGGFVTTTVGGRECVFATWNDKGILKCGIEDAYNDGKVDWKKPISCHLYPIRVTKYDQYHALNYDRWPICSPACGLGKELNVPVYKFVREALIRAYGEAWYAELVAEIEGTTNDEQ
- the hemW gene encoding radical SAM family heme chaperone HemW, whose product is MHLYLHIPFCKQACHYCDFHFSTNLSRKDAMVEAIRTEIGLQATYLPPSELQTVYFGGGTPSLLTEAELARLFDTIHGRFSIAPDAEITLEANPDDLTPAKLTMLRRYVNRLSIGIQTFSEEALRWMNRAHNAAEAEQCVRLAREAGFDNLSIDLIYGIPLFSVWQYDLDRALSLNVPHLSAYALTIEPDTAFGRWTQKGKLPALDEGLAADHFEQLTQTLAGAGYEHYEISNFAKPGHYARHNTAYWQQRPYLGVGPSAHSYNGHSRQFNVANNALYLRAIEAGELPAETETLTPADRVNEYLLTGLRTQWGCSLTELSQLTGGDFEQQQASALGELYEQQWLQKADGFLRLTQAGKLFADRVAASLFVD
- the mtgA gene encoding monofunctional biosynthetic peptidoglycan transglycosylase; translated protein: MSENRPRNSNANRQPDASYSAMGSTGSRNTASAGTGRANTGGSAWAQGRRFLREHPWVGKLYRIAAQLALYLFLFSIGWVIVLKWVPVWVTPLVVSRWWDTLGTDQSSRVYKDWTSYENISKEAALAVVASEDQAFPYHWGFDFDEIQDAIKENQRRKRPRGASTISQQVAKNVFLWNGRSYIRKGLEVYFTVLIELVWGKKRILEVYLNVAETGPMTFGVEAASQRYYDHPAKSLSRDEAARIAAVLPNPIRFSIANPSNYIQRRTRQISRQMRALGGQKYVRNL
- a CDS encoding MGMT family protein, which gives rise to MQQRDYFEDVYEVVRQVPLGRVTTYGAIARYLSLRAGARMVGWAMNASHTRPDVPAHRVVNRLGILSGKHFFGSPTRMQELLEAEGVLVSDDRITDFKTRLWDPTEELTL
- a CDS encoding lytic transglycosylase domain-containing protein, translating into MKKLLTLLVVFVSTLAVAQPPAVPSVPPRTEFAGISIQLDEEARRLIQQDINALYANRQYWNAKLDRVVLYFPIIEAILTDEDVPTDFKYLAVQESSLTPDAVSSSQAVGFWQFKRETALINGMRVDDEIDERKSITGSTRGAATYLKKSNTQFNNWVSSLFSFYLGAGGISKLIPPDWSYAKEIALSGSTDRYILRFLAHKIAVENALPSYQTKNAVALIEYPNGGGKTVQQIVTDLGAQGVQVNTDDLLTYNRWILGASIPSDKAYTVMIPVPSNQINEVRQRVVAVSDKKTPDFLQNDVGFPVLKKVTLGVRSQADPILYEINGLPGIQAQAGDNAGTLARKAKVSYSSFLRYNDLTEKMPIEPGEVYYLAKKRKKALVPFHTTREGETTRSISQRYGIRLKHLLKYNRLDRVQRLQVGRVMWLRERRPRNRPVEIINVPTPPVYDPTPATPSTRPDVAASGNGSTAPSRPVNSDNIPRNPSERKLYTPKFGGENVPATTTTPPETGNGSSTASRPASRPATPPADRPVVSNTRPITPPSPNGGNGGSRTVTVKPATPASEPDEDNDLLPSVPTKANRQGGYEVTGNEPTLPPNTRPATVPTDRTAGNTRPAAPATRPAPANRPTTTAGGRTMTHSVEPGQTYYSISKLYGVSIDDLLAANNLTLEDKLSVGQSLTVRNVPQGFPAGRPLNTSAPTATQPRSETIYHTVEKGQTMFRISKLYNVTIEQIQEWNGLTDVTVKEGQKIKIVK